Within the Terriglobia bacterium genome, the region GTGTTTGGTGTGGATTCGGGGGACGCAACCAAGCAAGGCGGCAGTACAATGGGCGTGCTGTCCCGGCTCACAGGAGCCTGCGATGCAATCCCCGGCGGAAGTACCGGCCGCCGCATTTGTGGACGGCGAATTCGTCATCGGCGAGTGGTTGATCCAGCCGAGCCTGGGACTGCTCTCGCGCGGCGATAACCATTTCCATCTCGAGCCCAAGACCATGCTGGTGCTGGTGTGTCTGGCGCGGCATGCAGGTACCACTGTTTCCAAGCAACAACTTCTGCAAGAAGTGTGGCCGGAAACCTTTATTACCGAGCACGTTCTAACTCACGCCATTTGGCAGCTCAGGCACATCTTCCGCGACGAACAGGTCATCCAGACTGTCCCGCGCCGCGGCTATCGTCTCGCGCTTGACGTTCGTCCAGCGGTAACAAACATCCGCTCTCTGGCGGTATTACCGCTCGCCAATCTTACTGGTGATCCTGAGCAGCAGTACTTTGCGGATGGTACGACTGAAGCCCTCATTACACGGTTAGCACAGATTGGGGCGTTGCGCGTGATCTCGCGCACAACAGCAATGAAATATAAGGACACGGCGCTTTCGTTACCGGAAGTCGCAGCGGCACTGAAAGTTGAGGGAGTAGTAGAGGGCTCTGTGATGCGAGATCGCGAGCGAGTGCGCATTTCAGTCCAACTGATTCACGCAGCTACCGACCAACATCTCTGGGCACGCAGCTATGATCGATGTCTTCGTGATGTTTTGACACTGCAGGACGAAGTCGCCCGCGCAATTGCCGCTGAAATTCAGGTGACGCTTACAGATAAGGAACGGGCCCAACTAACACGTTCACGAAGCGTCAACCCGGAGGCACACGAAGCCTACTTAAAGGGTCGTTTTTGCCATGCGCGTACGTCAGAGAACGGTTTGCGGATGGCGATCGCGTACATGCAAGAGGCAATTGCAACGGATTCCACGTACGCCCTCGCCTACACCGGCCTGGCGGACGCTATTGCGCTTCTAGCGAGCCCCGTAGCAGAGGCCATCGCTCCGGCGGAAGCCAACAAGATCATGCAACCTGCCGTGCAAAAGGCACTTGAACTCGATCCGGATTTGCCTGAGGCACATTTTCTAAGCGGCTGGATAAAGGTGTACTACGAGTGGGATTGGCAAGGTGCGGAGGCCGCCTTTCAGCATGCACTTTCGCTTAGTCCCAACTATGCGATGGGTTATGACGGGCTCGGGACGGTGTACGAGGCGCTCGGATCCCAGGAAAGAGCAATTGCTGCGTGGAAGCGTTCCTGCGAACTGGACCCGTTATCGTTGCTCTCTAACGTATTATTGGGCTGGACGCTGGTCCTGGCGGGCCGTGCAACTGCCGCAGTTGAGCAACTACGCCAGACGTTGCTCATGGACCCTAACTATTGGTTTGCTCGTGAGGTGCTCGCACTGGCATTAGTAATGGAAAACCGGTTCGACGAAGCAGTAATAGAGGCAGAGACAGCGGTGAGACTGGCGCCCGAACCCTTTCCAAAGGGGGTACTGGGAAATGTGTACGCACGGGCAGGGCGTCGCAGCGATGCCCTGGAAGTTTTGCGGGAATTGGAACTCCTTAGTGCTGATCGATACATCGCACCCAATCTGCTCGGGTTCATTCTAGCGGGGCTGGGACAAATGGAGCGAGCGTTTCACCTATTAGAGAGAGCATATGAAGTGCGCGATGCTTCGCTAATCTGGTTGAAATCGTTCGAGGTGCTTTGGGGACGATCACTTCGAGGACATCCGCGGTACGAGGCGTTGCTTGCGCGCATGAACTTGAAATGAGCGTGGGCACTGTGTTGTTTCGGAATCTTCCCCCACGCTGATTATGATCGCACCACTCCGGGGAGTGTTTCACGACCCGGTGTTTGGCCAAGCCGCTATTTTCGGCGGTTGTTTTGTTGGGTTTAGGAATAGAGCGAAGACAACTGACCACCGGCAATCTTCATGCGAGTTCTTGGAATGCCGCCGGCATTGGTAGCACGTCACCCACCTCAGTGGCATCCATCACAGTGCACGATATTTCGGAGTGGGACAGTTGAATAGAGCGAGGTGTCTCGTTCAGGGATTCTTACGCTTCAAGGAGATTCTCATGTCAAGTATTGTGGCCGAGAGGGTAGCCCCCAATGCGAAGGCTAACCCGGCAAAGCCCACCAAGGCCCTTAATTCCTTTGAAATTGCCCAGGCGCAGTTTGATAAAGTAGCCGAGTATCTCGGTCTCGACCAACCGACGCGGGACCTCTTGCGCTACCCTCTGCGCGAGTACCACTTTGCAATTCCTG harbors:
- a CDS encoding winged helix-turn-helix domain-containing protein, with translation MQSPAEVPAAAFVDGEFVIGEWLIQPSLGLLSRGDNHFHLEPKTMLVLVCLARHAGTTVSKQQLLQEVWPETFITEHVLTHAIWQLRHIFRDEQVIQTVPRRGYRLALDVRPAVTNIRSLAVLPLANLTGDPEQQYFADGTTEALITRLAQIGALRVISRTTAMKYKDTALSLPEVAAALKVEGVVEGSVMRDRERVRISVQLIHAATDQHLWARSYDRCLRDVLTLQDEVARAIAAEIQVTLTDKERAQLTRSRSVNPEAHEAYLKGRFCHARTSENGLRMAIAYMQEAIATDSTYALAYTGLADAIALLASPVAEAIAPAEANKIMQPAVQKALELDPDLPEAHFLSGWIKVYYEWDWQGAEAAFQHALSLSPNYAMGYDGLGTVYEALGSQERAIAAWKRSCELDPLSLLSNVLLGWTLVLAGRATAAVEQLRQTLLMDPNYWFAREVLALALVMENRFDEAVIEAETAVRLAPEPFPKGVLGNVYARAGRRSDALEVLRELELLSADRYIAPNLLGFILAGLGQMERAFHLLERAYEVRDASLIWLKSFEVLWGRSLRGHPRYEALLARMNLK